TAAAGTCATCTGCGATAATACAACTCCAAGTTCCAGACATTCTTTCTTATCATAGATCATGCCTGAACTGCCGATCTCCCAAAAATCATCTGCCAATATCTTATCGAGTTCTTCAGGAGATTCTCTTACCTTAAGATTTAAGTGCGCTTCCTCCAGTTCTCTTATTTGATTAATTAAATTATTAGTCATAAATGATCTCCTTCGTTTCCTGTTCTATTAACTATACAAGACTATCATTACGTTCAATTTTCGATAAGGAAAGAATAAAATCCTCTTCTCCCTTGCCAAAAAAAACCCACCTCAGGTCATCCAGAAACTGGATGACCTGAGGTGGGATATTTTCCCATTTGATATTTTCTATCTTTGGTCTTACCTTATACTCCGTTCATGCCTGCTTCGTTTTAGGCATGACTAACATTTTCAGGCAGGCAATCAGTCCAATGATCAGAAACACCCACTCGTAGCCGGCAAATTTCAGTACTCCGCCAAAAACAGCAGGACCTATAATCGCACCAATGTTTAAAAGAATGACGCTTACACTGAAGCCTTTTTCCGGAGCACCAGGGAATACTTCGGCACTCCAGATCGGCAAGTATGCAGCATAAAGCATAAACGTGCTTCCAAATAGCAGTCCAGACATACCGACAAATAACCACGATTGAGAGATGAACAGAACCACCATACTAATCGAGTAAAGTAGAATCGTAACTACGAAGCAGATTTTATGGCCTAATTTATTAATAAGATCGCCAGCCCATAAACCTGCTATTCCCCCAAGACCAGTGATTAAGAAAAAAATGGCATTCGAATTATCTACAAAGAAATTTCCCTTCACAAAATCAGCGACATACGTCCAGTAAGTCGCTTCCGTAATCCCAAACAACAGGGAAGCCAGATAAAGCGACTTTGCGTTTTTCGTTAGGAAGGATCGAGCATTTAGTTTAACCCCTTCTTCTCCCCTTCGGTTCTGTCGAGAGGAGGGGACGGATCGAAAAGCCCATATGAAAATCATAAAGCCTATGACACTTCCTGCGATCCAAATGATTCTCCACTGTCCATCCAGGAACAGATAGCTTGTGGAGATTAATATTAATCCCAGAGTTGAACCGGTACTAATTACCGCTAGCGACCGCTCCTGCACGGTTTTCTTGACGTTCTGATTAACGTTTTCAGAAAAAGAAGACCATGTTAAACCCGGACTCAACCCGGCAACGACACACCCCACCGTAAAAATGAGTGGATTTGAAGTAAGGGAAGCCATTAATAATCCTGTAGAAGCAGCAAAAATACCGATAAGAATAACCGGCCGCGAACCAAATTTAGAAACTATCATTAAAACGGCCACAACCCCTGCTAAAAAGGAAACGAACGACAGGCTGGAGATCATTCCTAAAGTAGAGGCGGATACGCCAAAAGCTTGTTTAAATTCGGGTACTAATAAGCCATAGCCATACCTGAACCATCCAAATATAACGGATAAAGCAAGTAAACCTATGATAGATATGGCAGGAATTTCAATCTCCATTTTCCTCATAATACTTCCCTCCTCAATGAAAGAAATGACTAATATGGAGACTGTTACCCTTAGTAAATCCACCCAAAACTTTTCTTATATATTATTTAAGTATATTAAATGATTTATGTACGAGAACTATTACCAATGAAAACATTGTTAATAGGGGATTGAGCTAATACTGCGAAGAGGGATAGGTTATATCAGAATACTAAAAATTACAATATATGTATTGCATCGTTACAACCATTCCACAGGTCTTACTACGTATTTTGTAACCTTTGATCAGCCAATACCTACTCATCTCCCATAACGAGTCCAATGTTATAGTTAGGGGAGATGAGATCTAAACATAACGCTTGCTGCAGCCTGACACAGGAGGTAAATAATGAAATGTTTTACGCTTTGCTTCGCCTTTCTTTTCATAGTAGCTGGTTGTTATCCAGGTGCTAATGAAGGTGGACTTCTATCAAGGAGCCAAGTATTAAAACTGAACCCGGACGCTGATTTAATAGAGTTGGAAAATGACGAAGTCTATACTCATGGAGCTGAATGGGTAAAAGAAAAAGGGTATCAAAAAGGGGAGAGGTTAGGAAAAGTAAAAAAAGGAATGGCTACGAAATCACCCGTGGGGGCCGATATCTATACGACTGAGGAGAAATCTCCTGTCATCATAGTAGAATATAACGGATTATCAAAGATGTACGTAATAGCCATGGGAGAATAAAAGGTTTTAGAGAAGGTGCAAAGAAAAGAGGGGGACAAGATGACAGAAGTTCAAACCAATACGATACAAACAAAAGATGGAAGGACAGTTGCCTACTGCGAGTATGGAGATCTGTCCGGCTACCCGATCTTCTATGCCCACGGAGGGCCCGGATCAAGGTTAGAAGCCCGCTACCTGGAAAGTACAGCAAAGAAGTTCAAATTTCGACTCATCGCCATGGACCGCCCTGGAATGGGGGGTTCGACTATTAAAGAAGATCGGGCGCTGCTCGATTATCCAGAAGATATAAGAGAGCTTGCGGATGCTCTTGAAATCGAAAAATTTGGTTCTATGGGAACATCCAGTGGAGGCGCACACACTACCGTCTGCAGCTACTCTTTAGCCGACCGTTTAACCTTTAACTTCACGTTTGCAGGATACACGAATTTTGCTGAAATGCCAGATGCTGCTGAGAAATTGGAAGCACCCGCAGACCGGCTGTCCATCAAGTTGGCTATGAAATCCCCTCCACTTTTCCGCTTGTTATATAAAGGGCTGGGGATAGCCATGAAGATGTTCCCAAAACTGACCATCAACAGTCTCTTAAAGACGGTAAGTGAGACGGATAAAAAAATGGCGCAAGATCCGCAATTTCAAGAACGCTTTATAGCCGAACAGAAAGAGGCTTTCCGGCAGGGCGGAAAAGGTGTGGCGATTGACGCAGCTGTTCACTATGTGGATTGGGGCGTAAAGCTGAAAGAAATCCCGGGCAGAATCCATATCTTTCATGGAACAGAAGACAGATTAGTGCCTTTTTCTTACGGACAGCATCTTGCAGATCATATACCGAATGCTGTCTTCCATCCCCTTGAAGGACAAGGTCATTTATTTTTATTTGAAAAGGACTATCAGGAAATGATATTTAAAATGGCTGAAACAGAACTGAAAAATCGAAAATAAACACCTCTCCTCCTTATTCCCGGCAAGATGATATTAAAAAGGTAAATATTGCAATATAATTACATACTTTTTACACATACTCCCCAAATTTCCACCACACTCCTTATGTCATACTGAGGTTGTTCGAACGGTTCCAATATATACTTAATAGAAATGGAGTTTTAGATCTTTATGAAAAAAGTATCATTCACATTCGCACTTATGGCCGCCCTTCTTATACTAGGTGCTTGTACCAATACAAGTGAGGACGATGAGGCGGCAGAAGACAACCAAACGACAGAGGAGAGCAGTCCCGCCGCTACCAGCGATTCTTCTGATGCTTCCGGCGCAGGGGATGAGGAAAGCAGCGTTAGCTTTAAGACGATAGATGATTTCTATGTAGGAGATTCTCAGGATACCCAGTCTCTGATCCATTCGTTTATCCCTTATGAATCGGACAATACGCCGGTGGTAATGGTTCCAGGTCTGGGACTGGGGGCTAACATTTATGAAAGCACTCCAGACTCTCGTAATGGCTGGGCATATGATTTTGCCCAGGCCGGTTATCCTGTTTATACCGTAGACACGTCAGATCTTGCTAGTGCCGGTCTTTCGGAATCAGAAGCAAGCTCCCCGATGTCTAAATGGGATTCACTGTCGATCTGGCAGCGCTGGGGATTAGGGTCCGCTCCGGATGAACCTTACCCAGAGGGGCAATTCCCGGCAGATTCTTTTGATCAATTCTACGCGGGCATTCCCATGCAAGTAAGTGCTGGAGGCGGCTCAGGATCAAGTGACAGCAGCGGTAATGCGCGTGGAGGCCAGGGTCAAGGACAATCAAGCAGCGATGCAGGCACCCAGCGTGGTCAAGGCCAAGCTTCCAGCGGAACTGAATCAGGTGGAAAAGCTGGTGGAGGAACTTCCCGGGTCAGTCAGCAAGAAGTAGATAACATGATCTCCTTATTAGAAGATAAAGGCCCTGCTATACTAATGGTTCACTCAATGGGCGGCGAAATTGGCTATGAAGTAGCACGTCAACGTCCAGAGTTAGTTAACGGGATCATTGCTATCGAACCTGTAGGATCTCCAACAGACAAGCAGGAAATACAAGACACGTTCGCAGAAATTCCATACCTTGGCGTTTACGGGGATTACCTTGAATCAAGAAATCAGGTAGGTCGTCTGGAAGCCGTTCAAACGACCGTTGATATGATTAAAGAAAACGGTGGCACAGGCGAAGTGATACAGCTAACAGAAGAAGGAATTAACGGAAACTCCCACTTAATGATGATCGACAAAAACAACCACGAGATTTCCTCGCAAATCATCGATTGGTTAGATAATGTAGAAACAGAATCATAAAATTCTCTACTCACAGGTGTCCTTCACCTGTGGGTTGTTTTTTATACAAAAGCGTACGCGCTATACTCCATGTTTAAAGGTTAAGATCATCCAGTCACCAAAGGTTTCCGCGGGTAAAACCACACCTCTCTTATCAGCTTACAACACCCCGGATCAAACTAGTCCTCAACTCTTCTACGTGCCCGGATTTCCGTCCCAAATAAGACGCAGGCAACCAGAAATAACAAATTGGAAAGCATTAGAACAATTCCATTCCAATTGCCGTCAAAAAGCGTGACATTCACCAGGGTCATTCCATGCATAAGAAAAACAACCATAAACAAGATCACGTAGGTTTTCAAAACAATCCCCCCCTCATTTTATCGCTAACTATTTAGAAACATTCATCCTATTCCTTCACTTTTTCGCCGTCCTTATGATCTAACTTTTTTATTTCCAGCTCTATCTTCTTCTCTTCAATTTCCAGTTCTTTCTTTTTAAGGTCATTGTCTATTTTTTTGACATATCCATAATAGATAAGAGAAAAACCAACAATGATTGTAATGTAG
The Halobacillus halophilus DSM 2266 DNA segment above includes these coding regions:
- a CDS encoding nuclear transport factor 2 family protein, giving the protein MTNNLINQIRELEEAHLNLKVRESPEELDKILADDFWEIGSSGMIYDKKECLELGVVLSQMTLYNYEIDRLAEDVVLATYFIEDQTRNRHTLRSSIWKFIDDRWQLYFHQGTITQLRVKDLT
- a CDS encoding MFS transporter; protein product: MRKMEIEIPAISIIGLLALSVIFGWFRYGYGLLVPEFKQAFGVSASTLGMISSLSFVSFLAGVVAVLMIVSKFGSRPVILIGIFAASTGLLMASLTSNPLIFTVGCVVAGLSPGLTWSSFSENVNQNVKKTVQERSLAVISTGSTLGLILISTSYLFLDGQWRIIWIAGSVIGFMIFIWAFRSVPSSRQNRRGEEGVKLNARSFLTKNAKSLYLASLLFGITEATYWTYVADFVKGNFFVDNSNAIFFLITGLGGIAGLWAGDLINKLGHKICFVVTILLYSISMVVLFISQSWLFVGMSGLLFGSTFMLYAAYLPIWSAEVFPGAPEKGFSVSVILLNIGAIIGPAVFGGVLKFAGYEWVFLIIGLIACLKMLVMPKTKQA
- a CDS encoding alpha/beta fold hydrolase; the protein is MTEVQTNTIQTKDGRTVAYCEYGDLSGYPIFYAHGGPGSRLEARYLESTAKKFKFRLIAMDRPGMGGSTIKEDRALLDYPEDIRELADALEIEKFGSMGTSSGGAHTTVCSYSLADRLTFNFTFAGYTNFAEMPDAAEKLEAPADRLSIKLAMKSPPLFRLLYKGLGIAMKMFPKLTINSLLKTVSETDKKMAQDPQFQERFIAEQKEAFRQGGKGVAIDAAVHYVDWGVKLKEIPGRIHIFHGTEDRLVPFSYGQHLADHIPNAVFHPLEGQGHLFLFEKDYQEMIFKMAETELKNRK
- a CDS encoding alpha/beta hydrolase family protein — its product is MKKVSFTFALMAALLILGACTNTSEDDEAAEDNQTTEESSPAATSDSSDASGAGDEESSVSFKTIDDFYVGDSQDTQSLIHSFIPYESDNTPVVMVPGLGLGANIYESTPDSRNGWAYDFAQAGYPVYTVDTSDLASAGLSESEASSPMSKWDSLSIWQRWGLGSAPDEPYPEGQFPADSFDQFYAGIPMQVSAGGGSGSSDSSGNARGGQGQGQSSSDAGTQRGQGQASSGTESGGKAGGGTSRVSQQEVDNMISLLEDKGPAILMVHSMGGEIGYEVARQRPELVNGIIAIEPVGSPTDKQEIQDTFAEIPYLGVYGDYLESRNQVGRLEAVQTTVDMIKENGGTGEVIQLTEEGINGNSHLMMIDKNNHEISSQIIDWLDNVETES